One genomic segment of Tursiops truncatus isolate mTurTru1 chromosome 4, mTurTru1.mat.Y, whole genome shotgun sequence includes these proteins:
- the LOC109547078 gene encoding carbonyl reductase [NADPH] 3, giving the protein MPSYTRVALVTGANKGIGFAIARDLCRQFPGDVVLTARDVERGRAAVQQLQAEGLSPRFHQLDIDDLQSIRALRAFLRKEYGGLNVLVNNAGIAFKIDDPTPFDIQAEMTLKTNFFATRNVCSELLPIVKPHGRVVNVSSLQGSKALENCSEDLQEKFRCKTLTEEDLVELMKKFVEDTKNEVHEREGWPNSAYGVSKLGVTVLSRILAQRLDEKRQADRILLNACCPGWVKTDMVGAHGSRTVEEGAETPVYLALLPPDATGPHGQLVRDKVVQTW; this is encoded by the exons ATGCCGTCCTACACCCGCGTGGCGCTGGTCACCGGGGCCAACAAGGGCATCGGCTTCGCCATCGCGCGCGACCTGTGCCGGCAGTTCCCGGGGGACGTGGTCCTCACGGCGCGGGACGTGGAGCGGGGCCGGGCGGCCGTGCAGCAGCTACAGGCCGAGGGCCTGAGCCCGCGCTTCCACCAGCTGGACATCGACGACCTGCAGAGCATCCGCGCCCTGCGCGCCTTCCTGCGCAAGGAGTACGGGGGGCTCAACGTGCTGGTCAACAACGCGGGCATCGCCTTCAAGA TTGATGATCCGACACCGTTTGACATTCAAGCTGAGATGACACTGAAGACAAACTTTTTTGCCACGAGAAATGTCTGCAGCGAATTACTGCCGATAGTGAAACCTCATG GCAGAGTGGTGAATGTCAGTAGTTTACAGGGTTCCAAAGCCCTTGAAAATTGCAGCGAAGATCTGCAGGAGAAGTTCCGATGTAAGACACTCACAGAGGAAGACCTGGTGGAGCTCATGAAAAAGTTCGTGGAGGACACGAAAAATGAGGTGCATGAAAGGGAGGGCTGGCCCAACTCTGCTTATGGGGTGTCCAAACTGGGGGTCACGGTCTTATCGAGAATCCTGGCCCAGCGTCTGGATGAGAAGAGACAAGCGGACAGGATTCTGCTGAACGCATGCTGCCCCGGGTGGGTGAAGACAGACATGGTGGGAGCTCACGGCTCCAGGACCGTGGAGGAGGGGGCTGAGACTCCCGTCTACTTGGCCCTCCTGCCTCCAGATGCCACCGGGCCTCACGGGCAGCTAGTCCGGGACAAAGTCGTCCAAACCTGGTGA